The following proteins come from a genomic window of Polyodon spathula isolate WHYD16114869_AA chromosome 44, ASM1765450v1, whole genome shotgun sequence:
- the cldn15a gene encoding claudin-15a isoform X2, which translates to MNSAVEVVAFILGFIAWIMLGICIPYGYWKVSTIDGSVITTSTLYENLWMSCASDSTGIHNCREFPSLLALSGYLQASRALMITALVAGTLGNVAAMLGLKCTKVGGDNYVFKGRIAGVGGLCYILEGLCAMVAISWYAFNITRTFFDPLYPGTKYEIGPALYIGWCAGTMALIGGCCLCCSCHQGTADKQPGYYRAPRGTIMTAASRTVKSPSESGGTNYGRNAYV; encoded by the exons ATGAATTCCGCCGTCGAAGTGGTAGCTTTTATTCTGGGCTTCATCGCTTGGATAATGCTGGGCATTTGCATCCCTTACGGCTACTGGAAAGTGTCCACGATTGACGGGAGTGTCATCACCACCTCCACGCTATACGAGAACCTGTGGATGTCGTGCGCCTCGGACTCCACGGGCATTCACAACTGTAGAGAGTTCCCCTCGCTGCTCGCGTTATCCG gTTACCTGCAGGCGAGCCGGGCGCTGATGATCACGGCGCTGGTTGCGGGGACCCTGGGCAACGTCGCAGCCATGCTGGGACTGAAATGCACCAAAGTGGGGGGGGACAACTACGTCTTCAAAGGAAGGATTGCGGGAGTGGGCGGGCTCTGCTACATTCTGGAAG GTCTGTGTGCGATGGTTGCCATCTCCTGGTATGCCTTTAACATCACCAGAACTTTTTTCGACCCTTTATATCCTGGAACAAA GTATGAGATCGGACCTGCCCTCTATATCGGGTGGTGTGCTGGCACCATGGCTCTGATCGGGGGGTGCTGTCTTTGCTGCTCCTGCCACCAGGGCACAGCCGACAAGCAGCC TGGATATTATCGCGCTCCGAGAGGGACGATCATGACCGCTGCATCCCGGACCGTGAAATCCCCCTCCGAGTCAGGAGGAACCAACTACGGGAGAAACGCTTACGTGTGA
- the cldn15a gene encoding claudin-15a isoform X1: MNSAVEVVAFILGFIAWIMLGICIPYGYWKVSTIDGSVITTSTLYENLWMSCASDSTGIHNCREFPSLLALSGYLQASRALMITALVAGTLGNVAAMLGLKCTKVGGDNYVFKGRIAGVGGLCYILEGLCAMVAISWYAFNITRTFFDPLYPGTKYEIGPALYIGWCAGTMALIGGCCLCCSCHQGTADKQPSGYYRAPRGTIMTAASRTVKSPSESGGTNYGRNAYV; the protein is encoded by the exons ATGAATTCCGCCGTCGAAGTGGTAGCTTTTATTCTGGGCTTCATCGCTTGGATAATGCTGGGCATTTGCATCCCTTACGGCTACTGGAAAGTGTCCACGATTGACGGGAGTGTCATCACCACCTCCACGCTATACGAGAACCTGTGGATGTCGTGCGCCTCGGACTCCACGGGCATTCACAACTGTAGAGAGTTCCCCTCGCTGCTCGCGTTATCCG gTTACCTGCAGGCGAGCCGGGCGCTGATGATCACGGCGCTGGTTGCGGGGACCCTGGGCAACGTCGCAGCCATGCTGGGACTGAAATGCACCAAAGTGGGGGGGGACAACTACGTCTTCAAAGGAAGGATTGCGGGAGTGGGCGGGCTCTGCTACATTCTGGAAG GTCTGTGTGCGATGGTTGCCATCTCCTGGTATGCCTTTAACATCACCAGAACTTTTTTCGACCCTTTATATCCTGGAACAAA GTATGAGATCGGACCTGCCCTCTATATCGGGTGGTGTGCTGGCACCATGGCTCTGATCGGGGGGTGCTGTCTTTGCTGCTCCTGCCACCAGGGCACAGCCGACAAGCAGCC CAGTGGATATTATCGCGCTCCGAGAGGGACGATCATGACCGCTGCATCCCGGACCGTGAAATCCCCCTCCGAGTCAGGAGGAACCAACTACGGGAGAAACGCTTACGTGTGA